The Miltoncostaea marina DNA window CTCGCCGCGCTCGGGATGTCGGCGCGGCCCCCGTAGCCCAGGCGCCCGTCGCCGCCGAAGCCCCAGCAGCGCGCCGAGCCGTCGTCGAGCACGACGCAGGTGTGCGCCGTGCCGCCGGCCACGGCGCGCACGCGGCGGCCGTTGAGGTTCACCGGCCCGGCGGCGGCCGGCGTCTCGTCGTCGCCGATGTCGGCGGTGCCGCCGTGGCCGAGCTGCCCCCCCTGGCCGAAGCCCCAGCACACGAGGGCGCCGTCGTCGCGGATCACGCAGGTGTGGAAGTCGCCGGCGGCGATGGCGACGGCGCGCCGGCCCGCGCCGATGTCCACCGGCGGGACGGCCCCAGGCACCTCGTCGTCGCCGATCGACGCCTGGGTGCCGAGGCCCATGCGGCCCGACGAGCCGGCGCCCCAGCAGCGCACCGTGCCGTCGTCGAGGATCGCGCAGGTGTGCGCGGAGCCGGCCGTGATGGCCATGGCGCGCCGGCCGGGGCCGAGCGGCACCGGCGGCGCGAAGGCCGGCGAGGTGACGTTGACGGTGCTGCCGTAGCCCAGCCGGCCGTTCGCGCCGAAGCCCCAGCAGCGGACGGTGGCGTCGTCGAGGATCGCGCAGGTGTGGTAGTCGCCGGCCGCCACGGCGCGCGCCGTGCGGCCCGGCCCGAGGTTGACCGGTCCGCCGCCGCCGGCCGAGAGCTGGTTCACCTCGTTGCCGTAGCCCAGGCGCCCGGCCAGGCCGCGGCCCCAGCAGCGCACCGTGCGGTCGGCGAGGACCGCGCATGTGTGCTCCTCGCCCGCGTCGAGCAGGCCGGCCTGCGCCGGCCGGACCGCCGACGAGGCGGACTCCCCGACCGCGGAGGAGGTGACGGTGAGCACCGAGGCGACGAGGGCCAGGAGGGCCACGGTCATCCAGGCACGGCGAAGGGGGCGACTGCGCATGGTCGCGTGCTTCGTACCACAGCGGCGAGCGGCGCGTCACCACGCGGGGGCCCGCCCGCAACGCCACGGCGCGGCCGCGTTGCGGACGACTACACTCGTGGGATCGTGGAGCCGCCATTCGTGATCCGCCCCGCCCGGCGCGAGGACGCGGGCGCCATCGGGGCGATCTACGACGAGGCCGCCGCCAGCGGCGTCGCCACCTTCGCGACCGGGCCCCACACCGCCGAGGAGCGCGAGCGCTGGCTCGCCGCCCGCGGCGAGCGCGCGCCGGTGTGGTGCGGCGAGGCCGGCGGCAGCGTGGTGGCCTGGTCGGCGCTGGCGCCGTTCTCGCACCGCGACTGGTACTCGGGCGTCGGCGAGTACACCGTGTACGTGGCCCGGGCCTGGCACGGGCGCGGCGTGGGGCGGAGGATGCTGGACGCCCTGGCCGAGGAGGCCCCCCGCTTCGGCTACTGGAAGATCGTCGGGATGATCCTGGCCGACAACGCCGCGGGCCTCGCGCTGGCGCGGCGCAACGGCTTCCGCGAGGTCGGCACCCACCGCGCCCACGCCCGCCGCGAGGGCGTGTGGCGCGACGTGACGGTGGTGGAGCGGCACCTCGCCGCACCGGAGGGCGCCCGGTGACGCGGCCCGGCCT harbors:
- a CDS encoding GNAT family N-acetyltransferase — encoded protein: MEPPFVIRPARREDAGAIGAIYDEAAASGVATFATGPHTAEERERWLAARGERAPVWCGEAGGSVVAWSALAPFSHRDWYSGVGEYTVYVARAWHGRGVGRRMLDALAEEAPRFGYWKIVGMILADNAAGLALARRNGFREVGTHRAHARREGVWRDVTVVERHLAAPEGAR